The Benincasa hispida cultivar B227 chromosome 11, ASM972705v1, whole genome shotgun sequence genome has a segment encoding these proteins:
- the LOC120090167 gene encoding uncharacterized mitochondrial protein AtMg00820-like: protein MGIFKPKAWLSVATDLDTVESSSYKEALLHPKWHCALLDEYEALIQNQTWSIIPLPQNRKVIGSKWVFRLKHNQSDEIDHFKAQLVAQGFSQDYGINYFETFSPVVKPTTIRIVLSIALSNNWAIR, encoded by the coding sequence ATGGGAATTTTCAAACCAAAAGCCTGGTTATCTGTTGCCACTGATCTGGACACGGTAGAATCGAGCTCCTATAAGGAAGCTCTCTTACACCCTAAATGGCATTGTGCCTTGCTTGATGAGTATGAGGCACTCATTCAAAACCAAACATGGTCCATAATTCCTTTACCCCAAAATCGTAAAGTTATTGGCAGCAAATGGGTGTTTCGACTCAAACATAATCAGTCAGATGAAATTGATCATTTTAAGGCCCAACTAGTCGCTCAAGGTTTCAGCCAAGATTATGGTATTAACTACTTTGAAACGTTCAGCCCAGTTGTCAAGCCTACTACAATCCGAATTGTTCTATCCATCGCACTATCAAACAATTGGGCCATTAGATAG
- the LOC120090171 gene encoding uncharacterized mitochondrial protein AtMg00810-like — MAFGNTLSLTDGLPLENPYEYQSLIGALQYCTLTRPDISFSVNKLCQFMHAPTFSHLQVAKRLLQYLKGTAHHRLLLSKSPALALTCYSDADWASCPDDRRSTSDFYVFLGSSLISWCSSKQKVVSRSSAESEYRGLSNVVVELIGTV; from the coding sequence ATGGCCTTCGGCAATACCTTGTCTCTCACTGACGGCCTTCCCCTGGAAAATCCTTATGAGTACCAAAGTTTAATAGGTGCCCTACAATATTGCACACTCACCCGACCTGATATCAGCTTCAGCGTCAACAAGCTATGTCAATTTATGCACGCCCCCACCTTCTCACATCTCCAAGTGGCAAAACGGCTCCTTCAGTATCTCAAAGGTACTGCCCACCATAGACTTCTATTGTCCAAATCCCCTGCTTTGGCGTTAACTTGCTACTCTGATGCTGATTGGGCCAGCTGCCCGGATGATCGACGGAGTACAAGTGATTTCTATGTGTTCTTAGGTTCCAGCTTAATCTCATGGTGCTCTTCCAAGCAAAAAGTTGTATCAAGGTCTAGCGCCGAATCGGAATATCGAGGACTCTCCAATGTCGTTGTCGAATTAATCGGTACTGTCTGA